One part of the Sciurus carolinensis chromosome 6, mSciCar1.2, whole genome shotgun sequence genome encodes these proteins:
- the LOC124987114 gene encoding serine protease inhibitor Kazal-type 6-like isoform X2, translating into MLGAREVKTGETSNLKKRLFDIVEVDKEARVSKTAAVSFRIFLSEEGTRRGSMANFSLKTEVVFFIMLLFHLFSDPVLSQDFDDEIDSGCKSFPEPPFVCDKTKSPVCASDGKTYNNYCTFCFANRESHGKITLKHFDKC; encoded by the exons CAATCTTAAAAAGAGACTCTTCGACATAGTTGAAGTTGACAAAGAAGCAAGAGTGAGCAAGACAGCTGCTGTCTCCTTTCGCATATTTCTTTCTGAGGAAG GTACCCGAAGAGGTTCAATGGCAAACTTCTCATTGAAGACTGAAGTTGTTTTTTTCATCATGttgttatttcatcttttttctg atcCCGTATTGTCTCAGGACTTTGATGACGAGATAGAT TCAGGATGTAAAAGTTTCCCAGAGCCACCATTTGTTTGTGACAAGACAAAGAGTCCAGTTTGTGCTTCTGATGGCAAAACCTACAATAATTACTGTACGTTTTGCTTTGCCAATAG agaaaGTCATGgcaaaattactttaaaacattttgacaAATGCTGA
- the LOC124987114 gene encoding uncharacterized protein LOC124987114 isoform X3 — MYGGMGSIVSTGLRVKSLLDSGSNLKKRLFDIVEVDKEARVSKTAAVSFRIFLSEEGTRRGSMANFSLKTEVVFFIMLLFHLFSDPVLSQDFDDEIDEKI, encoded by the exons ATGTATGGTGGAATGGGGAGTATTGTCAGCACCGGTCTCAGGGTGAAGTCACTGCTGGATTCTGGGAG CAATCTTAAAAAGAGACTCTTCGACATAGTTGAAGTTGACAAAGAAGCAAGAGTGAGCAAGACAGCTGCTGTCTCCTTTCGCATATTTCTTTCTGAGGAAG GTACCCGAAGAGGTTCAATGGCAAACTTCTCATTGAAGACTGAAGTTGTTTTTTTCATCATGttgttatttcatcttttttctg atcCCGTATTGTCTCAGGACTTTGATGACGAGATAGAT GAGAAGATATAG
- the LOC124987114 gene encoding serine protease inhibitor Kazal-type 6-like isoform X1, which translates to MYGGMGSIVSTGLRVKSLLDSGSNLKKRLFDIVEVDKEARVSKTAAVSFRIFLSEEGTRRGSMANFSLKTEVVFFIMLLFHLFSDPVLSQDFDDEIDSGCKSFPEPPFVCDKTKSPVCASDGKTYNNYCTFCFANRESHGKITLKHFDKC; encoded by the exons ATGTATGGTGGAATGGGGAGTATTGTCAGCACCGGTCTCAGGGTGAAGTCACTGCTGGATTCTGGGAG CAATCTTAAAAAGAGACTCTTCGACATAGTTGAAGTTGACAAAGAAGCAAGAGTGAGCAAGACAGCTGCTGTCTCCTTTCGCATATTTCTTTCTGAGGAAG GTACCCGAAGAGGTTCAATGGCAAACTTCTCATTGAAGACTGAAGTTGTTTTTTTCATCATGttgttatttcatcttttttctg atcCCGTATTGTCTCAGGACTTTGATGACGAGATAGAT TCAGGATGTAAAAGTTTCCCAGAGCCACCATTTGTTTGTGACAAGACAAAGAGTCCAGTTTGTGCTTCTGATGGCAAAACCTACAATAATTACTGTACGTTTTGCTTTGCCAATAG agaaaGTCATGgcaaaattactttaaaacattttgacaAATGCTGA